ggagGTTGGATAACAAATTTTTTGACAAATATATGGCTAAGGAGTTTAGGTTTTACTGCCTGACGACCCTATTTTGTTTATTACCTATACCCTAAATAATTTGGGATATCCCAATTCAGCGGTTTTTAAAAAACTAATACTAGCTTCCAGGTAAATAATTCTATTTTCCAAAGCAATGCGCACTTCGGTTTCCAAAGCAATGCAGCTATCTGTATCCGATATACGTATTTCAGATAATATcttaagaaggctattattggggcctCACATTCCATTaaaggggcgtcacctaataggacaaaaacaggtcacccataagtaatatcaaaaaccccttatctcaaataattttgtaatgactaaacaacccttatttagttaattttaatttaaattaattagataataattaaattaatgaattttgttgtatacttggtaaTTCTGGGACAaaatttttgtgggaagaaaaactagagagaagaagaaaaaaattagtcAATCACACTGGCCTTAAAATAAACTTATACGGttagaaataatccaaacctggacgtaaaatcacttctacgattggaattaaaaggaaactggacgtaaaatcagatTTTATGATTGGAAtgaaaaggaacctggacgtaaaatgagattctacggttggaactatccaaacctggacgtaattcattccaacctggacgtaaaatgagcttctacggttggaactatccaaacctggacgtaaaactacatgcaaataaaattctacggttggaattaatccaaacctagtCGTGATTTCTTTATAACCACTTTTAcgattggaattaatccaaacctgacagtaaaactacatgcaaataaaattttacagttggaattaatccaaacctggccgTGATTTCTTctacggtttttaagtttttattttagttcaaaggtaatctagacattttgtatatgtgttaggatatcccataaccacttttttggacactaagaatccaagtgaatcccctctattggagtgtgacgtcCCAATATTGACAGGCAACTAACATGGAAATCAGAGTTTTTTAAACAATAACTAGGATTAGATTGTgataaaaaaagagaggaaagggaaatttttgaaaaaaatatcaaacGGGTTTAACCCAAAATCGCCCAATTTGGACTGTCTCTAACAGATATTTTAACACTTATCACCTTTTGGTTCATTTCTCATTTCTGTTATTTGTAACTGTTGGCTATTAATAGTTTCTGTAAAACTATTTTCTATAACAGTCGATCATTATCTTGTGTGGGTCTGTATAATATCATGTGTCTAGCTTTGGTGCAAAATACAATGGTACACATGCAAGTTTATGATAAAAAGCATATAAATACATATGTGTGTTCAGGTGAACATTATTTACTTCACAAAATAAACTCCGTGAtagagaaataatttttttttatcatagaaCATTTTCACTTTGACGCAATTCAACAGAATTATGATGGCATTCATCCACAAGAGCTAGTGTTAACATCTCTGTGCAGAATTGATCATCTGGTTTCAGCCATAATGCCTGAAAATAAAAAGTAACAGCAAAATGTTTAACTACTCTTTGCGCACATAAAATTTTAGATGAACACAAACTGAACTTGGAAGCTGGAACACATAGCTTGAtaaggaaagagaaaaaaaataggaTCATTCAGAAGTGCTTACCTTATGATAACAATTAACTGCTGCATCAAATTTATCCTGTTAAACATGAATAAGAAGAAAAGTGTCAGAAAGTGAAAGAATCTCGTAGAGGATCTAGTAAAGACCAGGCATTAATGAGTTCGAAGACAAATTTGGGAACATAGAGAGCCAATGAAAGAGTTAGCAACAGGAAGGGCACATGGTTTTGAGTCTTGGCCCGGACAGTGATAGAAAATGAATCCCTAAAATGAACTTATAGATGCAGTTAACAATCCAAAGTTACATGCTTCGCAAAAATTGGAAAAGTAAACTACCAACACAGCAACTATATGTCAAACTAGTTACTGTAACATGTTTGTACTAAAAacggagagaaaaaaaagaagttacTGTAACAGGTTTCTTTCAGCAAATTCCTCAAGCCAAGTTAACACACAATAGAAAAGATTGAAATGGAGCCAGAGTTCCATAAGGCAAAAATAGAAAGTTAGCTTAATACTTCGATCATATTATAATGACGTACATTCACATCATCCCGTAATAAGCTAAAAAGCCTGAAATAAAAGGTCTCAGAACTGAGCATCTGATTTAAGCCATAACGCCTAATATAGAAAAGTAATAGCAGCGCTGCTTAACTACTTATAGACGGGGTTTAGAAAATTTTAAAGATAAAAGCAAAATGAATGATGTCAGTGTTGAATATGAAGCACCTAAACAAATTTAGGCTAATACTTCGGTCGTCCtatctaaataaaaaacaaaaaggaaTATCTGCTTGGTGGGGTATGCATTTTGATGACATACAGCTTAGTGTGGGGTATGGCTGGAAATAATCATGTCGCACTGGGTTATGAATCCGGCTTTGAGACTTGATGGCTGCTACATGGACTGATCCATCTGATAGCAAAGAAAGGTCTGGTTCCAGGATTTTAAGTTTCTAAACCAGATACCATTAATAGCTGTTCAGTGTGCATTTGCTAGCCACAAGAACCCCGCAAACAATTTGTATGTTGTACCAATGTAGTTCATGCACAAGTTAAAGCTAACAAGAATAAATCATGAGATTGCAAATAATGAAATCCGAAACTTCCGTAAAAAAAAACTTCGGCTACTACAGAAGAGAATAGATCAAACTGAGGCATGTTCACAAAAACTCAATTTAGCAACTGAAACATGCTATCAGGAGAGCTGATCTGCAACGGCAATCCGATCAATGGTAGcacaaatccttaacaaaatCAGGAACTGTAGAGTTGTCTCTCTGATTTTAACCGATGACATAACAGGAAAGAAGACTATTTACCCAATTTCTCAAGTATAGCACATATACACATAAAACCCGTGATCAATAAAACTTCGGGAGTCGGGACTATTATGTCTACCGACTTAAGATCCACTACtcatatactccctctgtttttggaaaagagatactttcactttttcattttagcctaaaaatatgccaaattgaaaaagtgaaagtatctcttttccagaaacggagggagtatttaacAATGGTCGTGAGGTCTTGTAGGATAAGCCAGCAAGATTTACAAGGGCAGTTAGTTGACTAATCTCAAGGTTCTAGGGATGGCATATTTTACCACATTGGATATACTTAGATGTGTGGTATATGCAGAGGGAATTGAACTAAAAAACATATAGCTTTTCTTCCTTTAACTACTCTCACCGATTAACACCAGAGAGACACTTCCTTTAGTCCGATTAAACCATAATGCTACTAAGGATAGGGTTGTTATTGTATCCTAAAGGGCTATCATCCATATCCTAATGCTAATGAGGGCCGAAATTGATCTTAAGGTCAGTGTGGAATCCCGCCTCGGTTTGGGTCTCAGCCTTTCTCTGGATACAAATGAATCTCTTTGCTCGAAGTTCACTCATTTCCAAAACTTTCAGCTCTTACCTATATACCATAACGGGCCCAGGGACCGCAAGTTGCTATCACAGAAAAGTAACCTTAGAAGAAACTGTTTGATATAAAAGAGACAACCTCTAAGTTATCGCAACAAAATTACACTCTGAGCGCTAATCACAAATTTATTAACACACAACAGCCAACTTAAAAAGAGGCTGATAGAAAGGGTACCTGTAAATGATACGTGTACGCCAAACCCGCGTAAGTGCTTAAACTTCTAGTTGACAATGCTAGTGCTTTCTCATAGTACGAAATAGCTTCATTGTATTTCCTGGCGGCAATAAGGCTTATTTTATAAGAATACTGATCTAAGAATTAATTATTTCCAATACAATACCACACATATTTTCAGAAATCAGAATCCGTAGTTTCTAAACATCAATTAAATAGGTACAGATGTTAGTTATACGAATTTTATTGAGATACTTACTTCAGCTTCCTCAGCGCATGTGCAAGATTCACGAAAGTTGGTTCCCACATTTCACTTATAGATGATGGAACGTGAGACAAAGTCTTCTTAAACCAGTGTTCGGCCTTTTCATACCTAAAGATATTATAATTACACAGACTTTTAATATTAAGAAAGCTTAGGGAAATAAAGTTTTACACGTGTACAACTTAAACAACAAAGTTGATATTGAAGTTAGATCAAGGAAAAAGCTCATAATAGATGATAGTCCAAATTTAACTCAAATGGATTTAAAAAGGCGCCTTACTCCTTCATATGATACGCAACTACCCCAAGTTCATTATATACAAGTGGATCGGATGAACAAACTGTTTCTGCCTGCATAAAAAACTGAACAAAACAAAGTGTCACTAATATTTTTGATACACTTTAGTTTTTCTCCTCTAAGGATGCAAATAAAAACTGGAAAGTGCTAAATTTGTGACTATTATGAACATGTATTGTCACCTGTTCCGCAAGTTTAAAGCTGTGTGTTCGTGTATACTCCATTCCAATGTACAAAGTTGGTAAATGACACCTGGAATAAGAAAACATCAAAATTCACGCTATAATCAAGATTTTATTAATCATAAGAGGATCTAATTGTAAAGACATCATGAACCGAGAACAAATTACAGTTTTTAAGGTGAATATAAAAACGCCAAAGTTACGTGGTTGCACCATGATACCATCAAGACTAAGTAACTTAAGGTATCATGTGCATTAATCTTGTCACGACATTGACAGTTATCGTGCTTTCCACTTCTCCTGAACACAAAGTGAGGCAGATAATTTCGTTTATTAAAGTATGCATATCAGGGTTTCATACAACATCACAATTCTAAAGTTCTGAGTATGTCATCAGGAGTTCTTTTACATTATAGACGACTACTTGGAGGATACTGCAACACAGTTTGTCAGTTCAGGTGCATGTAACTGGTTCTACCATTAATTACCTCTAGACAACATATTTGAGCTTTCAAAGATAATACGAAGTTTCTCAAGAATATCGATCATATAAAGTAAAAATTCATCTGGATAGCCTGACCAATTTCATGCGGAACCGTCTGATGGAACCAAACACAAACTAACTCAGGAATAATTATCATGAATGTGACCAAATAACCAAGGAGATAACTTGAGGAATAATTCTCCACATCATCCCCAAACTAACCATTGGATATTTCCGCTTTTATGAGAATCTTATGTAAAATTTAAGATGTCCTGCAAACCCAATCCTTAGTCATTCACTTAAAGTATATTTGCTCGCTGCACAGAATTCCCTCCACCAAGATGCACAAATATTTGAAACTTTTACTCCACTAAGGTAGAGGATTAGAAGGAGCAAAAAGAATGGCCGAAACTGATGATGTGGAAGTAAGAAGCAGTAAGAACTAAAATATGTTTTACTCTTGATGCTTGACAACATCCACTTTCCTCATGGGAAAGCTAAAATTAGCCACATGCATGTTAACTCGGATTAATTTTTCATCAACTGTataaaaatcatcaaaacatGAAGCTGCTTTGGGTCAGCAAACACATAATTTAAAACAGACAAATTACCCAGGAAACAAACGCGCTGCTGTTCGGAAAGAAGACATTGCTTGATCACCCTCTTCTTGAGCAGCATAAGCATTTCCAACACCTATCCAAGCAGGGGGGAAAGTTCCATCCAAATTTGTTGCTTTGCTATAAAACAAAAGATAGATCCAATAAGAAATTCATGTGAAAAAATTTAGAAAGCATCAACTCGCTTCAATTTTCAAATACCTCATGAACTTACTTGACTGCCTGTCTGACTAAGAAGTAACCAAAACAAGTACACGACAACAGCATAAAACACCTCGTAGTATATTATGTGGAAAAGTGTGCATTGCAAACTTTGTTAACAAGCATGCACATTACATAGTCATATAGCTATGATAACATGCATATAGCCAATGAACAATGCGAATGTGTATCATTATATAATACAATTACACGAAGACTAGGTGATAGAATAATCAAATTTAAGATTGCCAAATCTGAGACAAACTAAAGATTGCCAAACTGACCCACTTGCAACTACAACTCTTAAAGCTTCCCAAACTTGCTAAAAGGCTATGGAACACCAAATACTGATACTATATGAGATCTAACCATGTCTAAAACTAGTAGTTGACTGTGCAGAGGTATTGAAATAGGTGTCTCTCTTGTAGATATAACAAATGTCATTCAGAGTTGAACCAACGTCTGGAGACCGAAATTCACCTACACCCTAACTTCTAACAATTTATCACTCCTCTGTTACAGATCCAAAAACAAGTATCAAAATGTACTACTATACTCGATGAAATCATACAGCCCTTTATGGTgatgataaaaaataaataaactgaaGAATATAACATCTCaaacaagtaaaaaaaaaaaacaatctgcCCAGTATGTGTATTACCTGAAATAACGCCGTGATTGATCATACTTCTTGATGCAATAATAGTAGCAACCAACAGCGTACCATGACAAGGCTCTAAGAATGAGAAAGCTGTTAGTAATGACTTCATACCGGCGAATTCGAGAAGCTATAAATCTTTATAAAAACTATGCTATCTAATTGGTAAacatgctctaacaaaaataccAATTAGCTGAAACTTGAAAACCAATAATCCACCTACTTAAACATATGAAACATTAAcacacaaaaaaggaaaaaaaaaagaaaagaagatcacTTCACATTTTCAACGCATACCAGCAAACTGAAACCAGGTTTCTCAGTCCACCAAATTTAAAGATGAAGCATGTAATTTGGATTGTAACGATGCCAGCAGTACATCAAAGCCAACATGCAGAATGGCGTACATTAGTGACCCCACAGCCATCAAAGAAAGAACATGCTTATACGAAGTAAATGAAATGAATTTCTTAACTGTGGACATTGGACAGTATTTGGATCTTCAACTTGACTACCAATTAATTATACATATCATATGAATCTTCCAGCAGTAAGCAAGTAAATGAAGGAAAAACTATCACAACAAAGATACATACTAGTTGAGCAGAAGCAAAGTAGAGACCATGACTCACTTTTGAGGATAATCCTTCACTAAACTGGACGCCAAAAGATAGAGCTCATTTGAATGACCAAGCTCCATAGCCGATCCTAAGTGTACCAAGGTGCATTTTGAATGGAAAGGGTCTCTTTCAAGTAATCTGAAACAAACATGTTGTAGTTATACTAGTGACAGATAAGAGACCACATAGAGCTTGACATAATCATCAACACTGTTCAGTTTATTTTATCAACTTACACAGATGTGAGCTCAAAGCATTTCTGATATTCTCCACATTGATGGTAATATTCAGCTTTACAGACTAAAAGATCTGTGTTGTTTTTAAGTGTGCGGGTAAAAGATGGACCTGAAGgaataatatcaaaattttctttttccagtTGTCTGAATTTCGCCTCTACAACATTTTCCTTCTCATACTGTAAATGAAAAGGAGCCAACGTGTCAATTGTATCAAAAAACCCAAAAAGATGTATACAGGTTACAAGCTTTccgtttctttcaaaaaaaacagTTATAACTTACAAAGTGTTTACCTTCTTTATCAAACATGAATAAAATGAAGAAAGCCAACCATCTTCTGAACCAAATTGCAATGATGATAGGAGATCTGTTTCTGTAATACAGTTCACAATATGTGCTATCAGAAATCTGTTTAAGCTAACTGGCATCACAAGCAAACTGATTGAATAGCATAGTTCAACTGGAAAGGAAGGCTAGCACATATTAAAGAAAACTATAGAACTGAACTTTACAACTATACCTTCCTTGCACGTTAGCATGTGGTTATCAATAAGACATTCCAAAGCCTGAAACATGAGAGTTAAGTATATAAAGGCATACTTCTGGTAAAAAGTGATGAGGCAATTATGACGATTAAAATaggaaagaagaacaaaaagggTTATCCTCTAAAGCAAACATTCTAAGCATTATTATCTTAAGGTACATGATCAATATTGGTCATACAGGTTTAAAAAGACTCTGCATGAGATACTCACGCGTTGTTTCTAACTAAAATTTTATACTGTCACTGTTTCTGGAAAATGATACTAATGACAACAAAAGTTCTCAAATAGTAAACCCTTATTTCGATGTCAAAAACAGTTCAGGTTTTGTTTTTATCAAATCAATCACATCGTGTTTTTTCTCATTCAAGACTGACACATTgaaaaaaagaatataaaaatgataataacaacaAATACCTCATAACATAAAGGATCAGCTTTGATAGCGGCTTTGTACCTAA
The nucleotide sequence above comes from Papaver somniferum cultivar HN1 chromosome 8, ASM357369v1, whole genome shotgun sequence. Encoded proteins:
- the LOC113304309 gene encoding anaphase-promoting complex subunit 6-like — translated: MREDVVEKLRGVVRDCVSKHLYSSAIFFADKVAAFTSDPADIYMQAQALFLGRHYRRAFHLLNASQIVLRDLRFRYLAAKCLEELKEWDQCLLMLGDAKVDEQGNVLDVKDFNVMYLDKEGEDREINISSAICFLRGKAYEALENHVQARQWYKAAIKADPLCYEALECLIDNHMLTCKEETDLLSSLQFGSEDGWLSSFYSCLIKKYEKENVVEAKFRQLEKENFDIIPSGPSFTRTLKNNTDLLVCKAEYYHQCGEYQKCFELTSVLLERDPFHSKCTLVHLGSAMELGHSNELYLLASSLVKDYPQKALSWYAVGCYYYCIKKYDQSRRYFSKATNLDGTFPPAWIGVGNAYAAQEEGDQAMSSFRTAARLFPGCHLPTLYIGMEYTRTHSFKLAEQFFMQAETVCSSDPLVYNELGVVAYHMKEYEKAEHWFKKTLSHVPSSISEMWEPTFVNLAHALRKLKKYNEAISYYEKALALSTRSLSTYAGLAYTYHLQDKFDAAVNCYHKALWLKPDDQFCTEMLTLALVDECHHNSVELRQSENVL